One Peromyscus leucopus breed LL Stock chromosome 4, UCI_PerLeu_2.1, whole genome shotgun sequence genomic region harbors:
- the LOC114692739 gene encoding odorant-binding protein 2a-like encodes MKNLLIFLFLGLVAVLRAQEVPSDDQDVSGIWYTKAIMHNDSLPGDKMPMKAFPMKVTALEGGNLETKITFWRKGHCHDFKILMKKTEEPGKYIACNGRKTVYIEELPVKDHYIFYCEGRHHGKYFSIGKLVGRDPKENPEAMEEFKRFTQRKGLREENIFVPEMSGESRTARPLPVSPVSLVARALLQVLAMGGAELQGLVLTLLGTNKHQAIFTSAYRGPLLATLGFAACVLGRPSHLLTLLNFLNSFTQEQLKV; translated from the exons ATGAAGAACCTCCTGATCTTCTTGTTTCTGGGGCTGGTGGCTGTCCTGAGGGCCCAGGAAGTCCCATCGGATGACCAAGAC GTCTCAGGAATCTGGTACACAAAGGCCATTATGCACAATGACAGCCTGCCGGGGGATAAGATGCCTATGAAGGCCTTCCCCATGAAAGTGACAGCCCTGGAAGGAGGGAACTTGGAGACCAAGATCACATTCTG gaGAAAGGGTCACTGCCATGACTTTAAAATCTTGATGAAGAAAACTGAGGAGCCTGGGAAATACATCGCCT GCAATGGCAGGAAGACTGTGTACATAGAGGAGCTTCCTGTGAAGGACCACTACATCTTCTACTGTGAAGGACGGCACCATGGGAAATATTTCAGCATAGGAAAACTCGTGG GGAGAGACCCTAAGGAAAAcccagaggccatggaagaatttAAGAGATTCACACAGCGCAAGGGACTGAGAGAGGAAAACATCTTCGTACCAGAGATGAGCGGTGAGAGCAGGACTGCCCGGCCTCTGCCTGTGTCCCCTGTGTCCCT GGTTGCCCGGGCCCTGCTTCAGGTCTTGGCTATGGGAGGGGCTgagctgcaggg GCTGGTGCTGACCCTGCTTGGGACAAATAAACACCAGGCCATCTTCACTTCAGCCTACCGAGGGCCTCTGCTGGCCACACTGGGCTTTGCAGCCTGTGTGCTGGGCAGGCCCTCTCACCTTCTCACCCTCCTGAACTTCCTCAATTCCTTCACCCAGGAGCAGCTAAAGGTCTAG